The DNA segment CCGCGAAGCCCGCGCTCGGCCCGAGATCGCGGCCGACGATATTGCCCTGGCTGGTGCTGACACGCTCCTGCGCGGCCGCCACGCGCCACAACGCGCCCCATGACCACGGCCCGCGTTCATGGCTGACCGAGAAGCGCGCCTCCAGCGGCGGCATCTGTGGCAGCGCCGTGCCGGTGTCGCGCACGGCGCCCCAGGCGTAGGACGCGGCGCCCGACAGCTTCCAGCCTTGCGCGGGACGCCAGTCGATACCGGCTTCGCCGCCGCGGATGTCGGCATCCACGTTGTGCGCGCGCGTGCTGCTGCCCATCATCCCGGCCGAATAGTCGAACAGGATGAAATCCTGCACGCGTCCGGCGTACAGCGATGCCCACGCATCGATCTTCGCGCCTTTGAACTGCAGGCCGATATCCAGCTGGGTCGTGCGCTCGGGCTGCACGCCGGCGAAGGCATTCGGCGCTCCGACCGGACCGCGCGTGGGCGAGAACAGCTCCCAGTAGTCGGGCATGCGCTGCGTGTGGCCCAGGCCGGCGTAGGCGCCCCAGCGGCCGCCCAGGTCGTACTCGTAGCGCACGAACGCGCTGGGCAGCGATTCCTTGCGCGTCATGCCGGCGGTGGGGTTCGGCATCGGCATCATGCCGCCGGTGGTCGCGCGCAGGTCCTGCGCTTCGGCGCGGTCGAGGCGCACGCCGCTCATCAGGTGATGCGTGTCGGTGATGTGCCAGTGCGATTCGGCGAACGCGCCCCAGCTCTGGAACTTCGCGTCCACCTGCCAGGGCAGGGCGAGGTAGGCGCCGCGACCGCTGGCGCTGCGCTGGCTGTGCCGACTGTCGCGCAGGTCCAGGCCGGTGGTCACTTCCCAGCGACCGGACTGCCAGGTGGTGGCGACGCGGCCGCCGCGCGTGCGGTGCGCCACGTTGCTGGCCATCGGCATCGGCATGCTGCTGGTGGGGTCGGGATCGCGCAGGCTGTAGTTGTCCATCACATGGTCCACGTCGTTCTGGTAGACGTTGGCGACCACGGCATCCAGCACGCCGCCGATGTGCTTCTTCTCGAAGCGCAGGCCCAGGCTG comes from the Pseudoxanthomonas sp. YR558 genome and includes:
- a CDS encoding TonB-dependent copper receptor; the protein is MNRNLLAVALIGALAHTPAHAQDAHAGAHAGAHADALPVTTLDDVVVVGVAPAMATTVITDPKLPRQPVPASDGADYLKTIPGFSTLRSGGTNGDPVLRGMFGSRINLMTNDGAMSGACPARMDNALSYIAPETYDRLVVIKGPQTVLWGGGASAGTVRFEREIPYFAEPGVQASGSVLAGSHGRNDQVLDISAGTPRGYARLSANRSEADDYEDGNGDRVPSAWKKWNADAALGWTPDENTVLELSAGIGDAQARYAGRGMDGAQFRRDSLGLRFEKKHIGGVLDAVVANVYQNDVDHVMDNYSLRDPDPTSSMPMPMASNVAHRTRGGRVATTWQSGRWEVTTGLDLRDSRHSQRSASGRGAYLALPWQVDAKFQSWGAFAESHWHITDTHHLMSGVRLDRAEAQDLRATTGGMMPMPNPTAGMTRKESLPSAFVRYEYDLGGRWGAYAGLGHTQRMPDYWELFSPTRGPVGAPNAFAGVQPERTTQLDIGLQFKGAKIDAWASLYAGRVQDFILFDYSAGMMGSSTRAHNVDADIRGGEAGIDWRPAQGWKLSGAASYAWGAVRDTGTALPQMPPLEARFSVSHERGPWSWGALWRVAAAQERVSTSQGNIVGRDLGPSAGFAVFSVNSGYRFNDRLQLTAGIDNLFDRAYSEHLNLGGNSAFGYPADPVRINEPGRTAWVKLNLRY